Genomic DNA from [Limnothrix rosea] IAM M-220:
TGAGTTTCTCCAAAAACTTAAGCTTGAAATCGTAATTGATGACGATCAAGTCGAGAGCGTTGTAGACAAAATTGTTGCGGCAGCCCGTACTGGCGAAATTGGCGACGGCAAAATCTTTGTTTCTCCCGTTGATGAAATTATCCGTATTCGAACTGGCGAAAAAGACCTTGAAGCCGTTTAGGATTCGTGGCAGCAGATCATCTGCAACAACACTGATTTTTTAATCATTAAACTCAATCCCTCCTAAGCTCAGGCTAGAGAGGGATTTTTAATAGTTATTGGGATTTTCCCGTCAAGTGTCTTCAGGCGGCGATCGTCCCATATCTGCCTAGGAGAAAGCCCAAAAATATGTGGTCATGCATCTTTCAGATTAAATAAATTGTTCGAGCATTTTTTCCAAATTAAGACAGGAGAGAAAGTCATTAACCTTAGTACAGAAAGATTGAGTCAAACAAACAATAGCCTTTGCCGTACGTCAAAATTCAATTACCATTTAGTGAAGTGCGAGTCAAAACCGTAATTTAGGTGGCATAGAAGTGTGTGATGCCCCCGTCCTCTAAAGTTACAGATTTATAAACTTGTACTAATATGGCGAATGTATTTAAAAATCGAGTACCGCAAGTATAGTCAGTAGTTGTTTGAATATATGCAAAACTATTCCCCTCAAAATCATTGTGTTGTTCTTCAAAATTTAGAGCTACTGATTGTCTCTTTCGGTGGTGTGGGTACTTCCTTTTTTATGAATTTTTTTAATCAACATAAATTGATTAACTGCCGACATAACGGTGATGGTTTAAAGCATTTGGTTGAGCCGCCCCTTGTTCTCAGTCCGAACTTAAAGGCTATTTATATTTTTGGTGATCCTATTGAAGCTACTGTTTCACTCTTTCGCCGAGGCTACCACCATGCACATTCTCGGAAAATATCACCGGATAAAGAAGCGACACTAGAACTGATGTCACCGGAGACATCCCTTGAAGATTACGCTGGTTATGGCAAAGATTTATTCGGTTTTGAGAGACATTATCAAAACTGGTCGTACATAGATAGACACTATCCAGTTTTATTTATTTATTCATTACAGTTATATCTGGGACTATTTGGAGGAAATTTTTGAATTTTCCGGTTTACCTAGTTCTCTGATATCTAAATTTCCGGCTAAGCGGACTCGGAACAGCAAATTAGTGGATCTAGATCAAGAGGTAGTAGACAAACTGCATAATCTGTATGGTGAATTTCAGGGCTTTATAAAGAGTGAACCGCGATTTAGAATCAAAGAAGGTAAGTCAAATACTTATTTAAGCCAGTTATTTCAATTGCCCGCAGCAGTGAAAGCGAGCGAGACAAAAGTTTATTGGCGATCGGTGGCATCAAGCTATCTGAAAAAGCCTAAACGGTAGCTCGTCCTATCCGATTTTGTTTTGTTTTTCGATGATTTGCTTGGCTTTCGTAAGGGATTTAGTGATGGGGCGAAATGGGATAACCTTTCCTGTCTGTTCTGGCGTGTCCTGAGGCGTTTCAAGTTGCCACTCGCCTGTTTTCGGATCTCGATAGGTTTGGAAAGGAGCTTGGGCAAGTTCAGAGTTACAGGGAGTAGCCATAATATGTCGTCGGCGGCGATTTCTCTACTGAAGGTTCTATTTTTATAGGTTTTAATTTTAGGGCAATGAAAACAATGTGCCTATAGGGGACAAACCATGCATGCTGGCTGTTTGGGGTGATGTATCACATCTATCGATAAGTTGTTTCTCTAGCACGATACTGTTAGGCTAAAGGCGATCGCCAACTATTAATTACGAGCTGATTTTTGAGAGTTTATGACTAATAATTCGTTCTGGGATGATGTGCTTGCTTTTGCTTCTCAAACAAGTCACCGGATTGGCGATGAGTTATTAGGAAAATTCGGAAAATTGCAGGCGGTGCGCAAGGATGATGGCAGCTTGGTCACGGAGGCGGATAAATGGTCTGATGTGGAGATTCGTCAGGCGATCGCCGCTACTTTTCCAGAGCATGGTGTCCTGAGTGAAGAAACAAAACATATTTTTCCGGGGAATGATTGGTGTTGGGTCATTGATCCGATTGATGGGACAACAAATTTTACGCGGGGTATTCCTATCTGGGGCATTTCCATGGGGCTTTTATATCAGGGCACGCCAGTGTTCGGGTATGTTCATTTTCCGGTGATTCGCCAATCTTTTCATGGTTATTGGTACGGTGATTCTGGTTTAACGGGGCCAAGGGGCGCTTACTGTAACGGCGAAGCGATTCATACAAGTTCTGATGACCCAAGCTTGAACCATATTTTCAACCTCTGTGCCCGCAGTACTGATGTGGCGGCTCGACGGTCTTTTCCCTGTAAGATTCGGCTGATGGGCGTGGCAAGCTACAACATTCTCATTGTTGCCATGGGGGCTGCTCTTGGTGGTGTCGAGGCAACGCCGAAAATTTGGGATATCGCTGCTGTTTGGGCTATTGTGCAGGCTGCTGGTGGGGCGATCGCCACCCTTGAACCCCA
This window encodes:
- a CDS encoding P-II family nitrogen regulator; amino-acid sequence: MKKVEAIIRPFKLDEVKIALVNAGIVGMTVSEVRGFGRQKGQTERYRGSEYTVEFLQKLKLEIVIDDDQVESVVDKIVAAARTGEIGDGKIFVSPVDEIIRIRTGEKDLEAV
- a CDS encoding inositol monophosphatase family protein, producing the protein MTNNSFWDDVLAFASQTSHRIGDELLGKFGKLQAVRKDDGSLVTEADKWSDVEIRQAIAATFPEHGVLSEETKHIFPGNDWCWVIDPIDGTTNFTRGIPIWGISMGLLYQGTPVFGYVHFPVIRQSFHGYWYGDSGLTGPRGAYCNGEAIHTSSDDPSLNHIFNLCARSTDVAARRSFPCKIRLMGVASYNILIVAMGAALGGVEATPKIWDIAAVWAIVQAAGGAIATLEPQDIFPLEVGKDYGSRPFPSLTASRADLIPVFKPLVQFIGDRVCEKHDL